One Homo sapiens chromosome 3, GRCh38.p14 Primary Assembly genomic window carries:
- the ZNF717 gene encoding zinc finger protein 717 isoform X7, which translates to MSLRKFIRDLVSREELTDAAREMGYWMMVFSLKAMFPVFSGCFQELQEKNKSLELVSFEEVAVHFTWEEWQDLDDAQRTLYRDVMLETYSSLVSLGHYITKPEMIFKLEQGAEPWIVEETPNLRLSAVQIIDDLIERSHESHDRFFWQIVITNSNTSTQERVELGKTFNLNSNHVLNLIINNGNSSGMKPGQFNDCQNMLFPIKPGETQSGEKPHVCDITRRSHRHHEHLTQHHKIQTLLQTFQCNEQGKTFNTEAMFFIHKRVHIVQTFGKYNEYEKACNNSAVIVQVITQVGQPTCCRKSDFTKHQQTHTGEKPYECVECEKPSISKSDLMLQCKMPTEEKPYACNWCEKLFSYKSSLIIHQRIHTGEKPYGCNECGKTFRRKSFLTLHERTHTGDKPYKCIECGKTFHCKSLLTLHHRTHSGEKPYQCSECGKTFSQKSYLTIHHRTHTGEKPYACDHCEEAFSHKSRLTVHQRTHTGEKPYECNECGKPFINKSNLRLHQRTHTGEKPYECNECGKTFHRKSFLTIHQWTHTGEKPYECNECGKTFRCKSFLTVHQRTHAGEKPYACNECGKTYSHKSYLTVHHRTHTGEKPYECNECGKSFHCKSFLTIHQRTHAGKKPYECNECEKTFINKLNLGIHKRTHTGERPYECNECGKTFRQKSNLSTHQGTHTGEKPYVCNECGKTFHRKSFLTIHQRTHTGKNRMDVMNVEKLFVRNHTLLYIRELTPGKSPMNVMNVENPFIRRQIFRSIKVEARSKFSQVFATGAWWSSRRFDLSCELWNCIPNCQLDIPTYGTSDISNMMCPSLYHFWPSYCSFIFPNFTSPVTN; encoded by the exons GAGTTGGTGTCCTTTGAGGAGGTAGCTGTGCACTTCACCTGGGAGGAGTGGCAGGACCTGGATGATGCTCAGAGGACCCTGTACAGGGACGTGATGCTGGAGACCTACAGCAGCCTGGTATCATTGG GGCATTACATTACCAAACCTGAGATGATCTTCAAGCTAGAGCAAGGAGCAGAGCCATGGATAGTAGAAGAAACCCCAAACCTGAGACTTTCAG ctGTCCAGATCATTGATGACCTTATTGAAAGGAGCCATGAAAGTCATGATAGATTTTTCTGGCAAATTGTAATCACCAACAGCAACACATCAACTCAGGAGAGAGTTGAATtaggaaaaacatttaatttgaaCTCAAACCATGTTTTAAATCTGATTATAAATAATGGAAACAGTTCAGGAATGAAGCCTGGGCAGTTTAATGATTGCCAGAACATGCTTTTCCCTATTAAGCCTGGGGAGACACAGTCTGGAGAGAAACCTCATGTCTGTGATATAACCAGGAGATCCCACAGACATCATGAACATCTTACTCAGCATCACAAGATTCAAACTCTGCTGCAGACTTTTCAATGTAATGAACAAGGGAAAACCTTCAACACGGAGGCAATGTTCTTTATACATAAGAGGGTTCATATAGTACAGACCTTTGGTAAATATAATGAATATGAGAAAGCCTGTAATAACTCAGCTGTTATTGTCCAAGTGATAACTCAGGTAGGACAGCCAACTTGCTGTAGAAAGTCTGACTTCACTAAACATCAGCAGacacacacaggagagaaaccctatgaatgtgtTGAATGTGAGAAACCCTCCATTAGCAAATCAGACCTTATGCTACAGTGCAAGATGCCTACTGAGGAAAAACCTTATGCCTGTAACTGGTGTGAAAAATTGTTCAGCTATAAGTCCAGCCTCATTAtccatcagagaattcacacaggGGAAAAGCCCTATGGATGCAATGAATGTGGTAAAACCTTTCGCCGTAAGTCATTCCTCACTTTACATGAGAGAACTCACACAGGGGATAAACCCTACAAATGTATTGAATGTGGAAAAACTTTTCACTGTAAGTCACTTCTCACTTTACATCACAGAACTCACTCAGGGGAAAAGCCCTATCAGTGTAGTGAATGTGGAAAAACCTTTAGCCAGAAGTCATACCTCACAATACATCATAGAACTCACACAGGGGAAAAGCCCTATGCATGTGACCATTGTGAAGAAGCATTTAGCCATAAGTCAAGGCTTACTGTCCATCAGAGAACACACACAGGGGAAAAACCGTATGAATGTAATGAGTGTGGAAAACCCTTTATCAATAAGTCAAACCTCAGGTTACATCAGAGAACTCACACAGGGgaaaaaccctatgaatgcaatgaatgtgggaaaacGTTTCACCGTAAGTCATTCCTCACTATCCATCAATGGACTCACACAGGGGAAAAACCCTACGAatgcaatgaatgtgggaaaacctTTCGCTGTAAGTCATTCCTCACTGTCCATCAGAGAACTCATGCTGGGGAAAAACCATACGCATGTAACGAATGTGGAAAAACATATAGCCACAAGTCATACCTTACAGTACATCACAGAACTCACACAGGggaaaaaccctatgaatgtaatgaatgtggaaaatcCTTTCACTGTAAGTCATTCCTAACTATACATCAGAGAACTCATGCTGGcaaaaaaccctatgaatgtaatgaatgtgagAAAACCTTTATCAATAAGTTAAACCTTGGGATACACAAGAGAACTCACACAGGGGAAAGaccctatgaatgtaatgaatgtggaaaaaccTTTCGTCAGAAGTCAAATCTCAGCACCCATCAGGGAactcacacaggagagaaaccttacgtatgtaatgaatgtggaaaaaccTTTCATCGCAAGTCATTCCTCACCATACACCAGAGAACTCACACGGGGAAAAACCGTATGgatgtaatgaatgtggaaaaactTTTTGTCAGAAATCATACCTTATTATACATCAGAGAACTCACACCGGGGAAAAGccctatgaatgtaatgaatgtggaaaatcCTTTCATCAGAAGGCAAATCTTCAGAAGCATCAAG GTGGAAGCAAGAAGCAAGTTTTCTCAGGTATTTGCCACAGGAGCCTGGTGGAGCTCCAGGAG GTTTGATCTCTCTTGTGAACTCTGGAACTGTATTCCCAATTGTCAATTGGACATCCCTACGTATGGGACCTCAGATATTTCAAACATGATGTGTCCAAGTCTGTATCACTTCTGGCCATcatattgttcttttatttttccaaatttcacATCACCAGTAACAAACTAG
- the ZNF717 gene encoding zinc finger protein 717 isoform d (isoform d is encoded by transcript variant 6): MFPVFSGCFQELQEKNKSLELVSFEEVAVHFTWEEWQDLDDAQRTLYRDVMLETYSSLVSLGHYITKPEMIFKLEQGAEPWIVEETPNLRLSAVQIIDDLIERSHESHDRFFWQIVITNSNTSTQERVELGKTFNLNSNHVLNLIINNGNSSGMKPGQFNDCQNMLFPIKPGETQSGEKPHVCDITRRSHRHHEHLTQHHKIQTLLQTFQCNEQGKTFNTEAMFFIHKRVHIVQTFGKYNEYEKACNNSAVIVQVITQVGQPTCCRKSDFTKHQQTHTGEKPYECVECEKPSISKSDLMLQCKMPTEEKPYACNWCEKLFSYKSSLIIHQRIHTGEKPYGCNECGKTFRRKSFLTLHERTHTGDKPYKCIECGKTFHCKSLLTLHHRTHSGEKPYQCSECGKTFSQKSYLTIHHRTHTGEKPYACDHCEEAFSHKSRLTVHQRTHTGEKPYECNECGKPFINKSNLRLHQRTHTGEKPYECNECGKTFHRKSFLTIHQWTHTGEKPYECNECGKTFRCKSFLTVHQRTHAGEKPYACNECGKTYSHKSYLTVHHRTHTGEKPYECNECGKSFHCKSFLTIHQRTHAGKKPYECNECEKTFINKLNLGIHKRTHTGERPYECNECGKTFRQKSNLSTHQGTHTGEKPYVCNECGKTFHRKSFLTIHQRTHTGKNRMDVMNVEKLFVRNHTLLYIRELTPGKSPMNVMNVENPFIRRQIFRSIKVEARSKFSQVFATGAWWSSRRFDLSCELWNCIPNCQLDIPTYGTSDISNMMCPSLYHFWPSYCSFIFPNFTSPVTN; encoded by the exons GAGTTGGTGTCCTTTGAGGAGGTAGCTGTGCACTTCACCTGGGAGGAGTGGCAGGACCTGGATGATGCTCAGAGGACCCTGTACAGGGACGTGATGCTGGAGACCTACAGCAGCCTGGTATCATTGG GGCATTACATTACCAAACCTGAGATGATCTTCAAGCTAGAGCAAGGAGCAGAGCCATGGATAGTAGAAGAAACCCCAAACCTGAGACTTTCAG ctGTCCAGATCATTGATGACCTTATTGAAAGGAGCCATGAAAGTCATGATAGATTTTTCTGGCAAATTGTAATCACCAACAGCAACACATCAACTCAGGAGAGAGTTGAATtaggaaaaacatttaatttgaaCTCAAACCATGTTTTAAATCTGATTATAAATAATGGAAACAGTTCAGGAATGAAGCCTGGGCAGTTTAATGATTGCCAGAACATGCTTTTCCCTATTAAGCCTGGGGAGACACAGTCTGGAGAGAAACCTCATGTCTGTGATATAACCAGGAGATCCCACAGACATCATGAACATCTTACTCAGCATCACAAGATTCAAACTCTGCTGCAGACTTTTCAATGTAATGAACAAGGGAAAACCTTCAACACGGAGGCAATGTTCTTTATACATAAGAGGGTTCATATAGTACAGACCTTTGGTAAATATAATGAATATGAGAAAGCCTGTAATAACTCAGCTGTTATTGTCCAAGTGATAACTCAGGTAGGACAGCCAACTTGCTGTAGAAAGTCTGACTTCACTAAACATCAGCAGacacacacaggagagaaaccctatgaatgtgtTGAATGTGAGAAACCCTCCATTAGCAAATCAGACCTTATGCTACAGTGCAAGATGCCTACTGAGGAAAAACCTTATGCCTGTAACTGGTGTGAAAAATTGTTCAGCTATAAGTCCAGCCTCATTAtccatcagagaattcacacaggGGAAAAGCCCTATGGATGCAATGAATGTGGTAAAACCTTTCGCCGTAAGTCATTCCTCACTTTACATGAGAGAACTCACACAGGGGATAAACCCTACAAATGTATTGAATGTGGAAAAACTTTTCACTGTAAGTCACTTCTCACTTTACATCACAGAACTCACTCAGGGGAAAAGCCCTATCAGTGTAGTGAATGTGGAAAAACCTTTAGCCAGAAGTCATACCTCACAATACATCATAGAACTCACACAGGGGAAAAGCCCTATGCATGTGACCATTGTGAAGAAGCATTTAGCCATAAGTCAAGGCTTACTGTCCATCAGAGAACACACACAGGGGAAAAACCGTATGAATGTAATGAGTGTGGAAAACCCTTTATCAATAAGTCAAACCTCAGGTTACATCAGAGAACTCACACAGGGgaaaaaccctatgaatgcaatgaatgtgggaaaacGTTTCACCGTAAGTCATTCCTCACTATCCATCAATGGACTCACACAGGGGAAAAACCCTACGAatgcaatgaatgtgggaaaacctTTCGCTGTAAGTCATTCCTCACTGTCCATCAGAGAACTCATGCTGGGGAAAAACCATACGCATGTAACGAATGTGGAAAAACATATAGCCACAAGTCATACCTTACAGTACATCACAGAACTCACACAGGggaaaaaccctatgaatgtaatgaatgtggaaaatcCTTTCACTGTAAGTCATTCCTAACTATACATCAGAGAACTCATGCTGGcaaaaaaccctatgaatgtaatgaatgtgagAAAACCTTTATCAATAAGTTAAACCTTGGGATACACAAGAGAACTCACACAGGGGAAAGaccctatgaatgtaatgaatgtggaaaaaccTTTCGTCAGAAGTCAAATCTCAGCACCCATCAGGGAactcacacaggagagaaaccttacgtatgtaatgaatgtggaaaaaccTTTCATCGCAAGTCATTCCTCACCATACACCAGAGAACTCACACGGGGAAAAACCGTATGgatgtaatgaatgtggaaaaactTTTTGTCAGAAATCATACCTTATTATACATCAGAGAACTCACACCGGGGAAAAGccctatgaatgtaatgaatgtggaaaatcCTTTCATCAGAAGGCAAATCTTCAGAAGCATCAAG GTGGAAGCAAGAAGCAAGTTTTCTCAGGTATTTGCCACAGGAGCCTGGTGGAGCTCCAGGAG GTTTGATCTCTCTTGTGAACTCTGGAACTGTATTCCCAATTGTCAATTGGACATCCCTACGTATGGGACCTCAGATATTTCAAACATGATGTGTCCAAGTCTGTATCACTTCTGGCCATcatattgttcttttatttttccaaatttcacATCACCAGTAACAAACTAG
- the ZNF717 gene encoding zinc finger protein 717 isoform e (isoform e is encoded by transcript variant 7), with amino-acid sequence MLETYNSLVSLQELVSFEEVAVHFTWEEWQDLDDAQRTLYRDVMLETYSSLVSLGHYITKPEMIFKLEQGAEPWIVEETPNLRLSGGSKKQVFSGICHRSLVELQEV; translated from the exons ATGCTGGAGACCTACAACAGCCTGGTATCATTACAGGAGTTGGTGTCCTTTGAGGAGGTAGCTGTGCACTTCACCTGGGAGGAGTGGCAGGACCTGGATGATGCTCAGAGGACCCTGTACAGGGACGTGATGCTGGAGACCTACAGCAGCCTGGTATCATTGG GGCATTACATTACCAAACCTGAGATGATCTTCAAGCTAGAGCAAGGAGCAGAGCCATGGATAGTAGAAGAAACCCCAAACCTGAGACTTTCAG GTGGAAGCAAGAAGCAAGTTTTCTCAGGTATTTGCCACAGGAGCCTGGTGGAGCTCCAGGAG GTTTGA
- the ZNF717 gene encoding zinc finger protein 717 isoform X6, producing the protein MSLRKFIRDLVSREELTDAAREMGYWMMVFSLKAMFPVFSGCFQELQEKNKSLELVSFEEVAVHFTWEEWQDLDDAQRTLYRDVMLETYSSLVSLGHYITKPEMIFKLEQGAEPWIVEETPNLRLSAVQIIDDLIERSHESHDRFFWQIVITNSNTSTQERVELGKTFNLNSNHVLNLIINNGNSSGMKPGQFNDCQNMLFPIKPGETQSGEKPHVCDITRRSHRHHEHLTQHHKIQTLLQTFQCNEQGKTFNTEAMFFIHKRVHIVQTFGKYNEYEKACNNSAVIVQVITQVGQPTCCRKSDFTKHQQTHTGEKPYECVECEKPSISKSDLMLQCKMPTEEKPYACNWCEKLFSYKSSLIIHQRIHTGEKPYGCNECGKTFRRKSFLTLHERTHTGDKPYKCIECGKTFHCKSLLTLHHRTHSGEKPYQCSECGKTFSQKSYLTIHHRTHTGEKPYACDHCEEAFSHKSRLTVHQRTHTGEKPYECNECGKPFINKSNLRLHQRTHTGEKPYECNECGKTFHRKSFLTIHQWTHTGEKPYECNECGKTFRCKSFLTVHQRTHAGEKPYACNECGKTYSHKSYLTVHHRTHTGEKPYECNECGKSFHCKSFLTIHQRTHAGKKPYECNECEKTFINKLNLGIHKRTHTGERPYECNECGKTFRQKSNLSTHQGTHTGEKPYVCNECGKTFHRKSFLTIHQRTHTGKNRMDVMNVEKLFVRNHTLLYIRELTPGKSPMNVMNVENPFIRRQIFRSIKVFTRGRNPMNVANVEKPCQKSVLTVHHRTHTGEKPYECNECGKTFCHKSNLSTHQGTHSGEKPYECDECRKTFYDKTVLTIHQRTHTGGSKKQVFSGICHRSLVELQEV; encoded by the exons GAGTTGGTGTCCTTTGAGGAGGTAGCTGTGCACTTCACCTGGGAGGAGTGGCAGGACCTGGATGATGCTCAGAGGACCCTGTACAGGGACGTGATGCTGGAGACCTACAGCAGCCTGGTATCATTGG GGCATTACATTACCAAACCTGAGATGATCTTCAAGCTAGAGCAAGGAGCAGAGCCATGGATAGTAGAAGAAACCCCAAACCTGAGACTTTCAG ctGTCCAGATCATTGATGACCTTATTGAAAGGAGCCATGAAAGTCATGATAGATTTTTCTGGCAAATTGTAATCACCAACAGCAACACATCAACTCAGGAGAGAGTTGAATtaggaaaaacatttaatttgaaCTCAAACCATGTTTTAAATCTGATTATAAATAATGGAAACAGTTCAGGAATGAAGCCTGGGCAGTTTAATGATTGCCAGAACATGCTTTTCCCTATTAAGCCTGGGGAGACACAGTCTGGAGAGAAACCTCATGTCTGTGATATAACCAGGAGATCCCACAGACATCATGAACATCTTACTCAGCATCACAAGATTCAAACTCTGCTGCAGACTTTTCAATGTAATGAACAAGGGAAAACCTTCAACACGGAGGCAATGTTCTTTATACATAAGAGGGTTCATATAGTACAGACCTTTGGTAAATATAATGAATATGAGAAAGCCTGTAATAACTCAGCTGTTATTGTCCAAGTGATAACTCAGGTAGGACAGCCAACTTGCTGTAGAAAGTCTGACTTCACTAAACATCAGCAGacacacacaggagagaaaccctatgaatgtgtTGAATGTGAGAAACCCTCCATTAGCAAATCAGACCTTATGCTACAGTGCAAGATGCCTACTGAGGAAAAACCTTATGCCTGTAACTGGTGTGAAAAATTGTTCAGCTATAAGTCCAGCCTCATTAtccatcagagaattcacacaggGGAAAAGCCCTATGGATGCAATGAATGTGGTAAAACCTTTCGCCGTAAGTCATTCCTCACTTTACATGAGAGAACTCACACAGGGGATAAACCCTACAAATGTATTGAATGTGGAAAAACTTTTCACTGTAAGTCACTTCTCACTTTACATCACAGAACTCACTCAGGGGAAAAGCCCTATCAGTGTAGTGAATGTGGAAAAACCTTTAGCCAGAAGTCATACCTCACAATACATCATAGAACTCACACAGGGGAAAAGCCCTATGCATGTGACCATTGTGAAGAAGCATTTAGCCATAAGTCAAGGCTTACTGTCCATCAGAGAACACACACAGGGGAAAAACCGTATGAATGTAATGAGTGTGGAAAACCCTTTATCAATAAGTCAAACCTCAGGTTACATCAGAGAACTCACACAGGGgaaaaaccctatgaatgcaatgaatgtgggaaaacGTTTCACCGTAAGTCATTCCTCACTATCCATCAATGGACTCACACAGGGGAAAAACCCTACGAatgcaatgaatgtgggaaaacctTTCGCTGTAAGTCATTCCTCACTGTCCATCAGAGAACTCATGCTGGGGAAAAACCATACGCATGTAACGAATGTGGAAAAACATATAGCCACAAGTCATACCTTACAGTACATCACAGAACTCACACAGGggaaaaaccctatgaatgtaatgaatgtggaaaatcCTTTCACTGTAAGTCATTCCTAACTATACATCAGAGAACTCATGCTGGcaaaaaaccctatgaatgtaatgaatgtgagAAAACCTTTATCAATAAGTTAAACCTTGGGATACACAAGAGAACTCACACAGGGGAAAGaccctatgaatgtaatgaatgtggaaaaaccTTTCGTCAGAAGTCAAATCTCAGCACCCATCAGGGAactcacacaggagagaaaccttacgtatgtaatgaatgtggaaaaaccTTTCATCGCAAGTCATTCCTCACCATACACCAGAGAACTCACACGGGGAAAAACCGTATGgatgtaatgaatgtggaaaaactTTTTGTCAGAAATCATACCTTATTATACATCAGAGAACTCACACCGGGGAAAAGccctatgaatgtaatgaatgtggaaaatcCTTTCATCAGAAGGCAAATCTTCAGAAGCATCAAGGTATTCACACgggggagaaaccctatgaatgtagcAAATGTGGAAAAACCTTGTCAGAAGTCAGTCCTCACTGTACATCATAGAACCCATACCGGAGaaaaaccttatgaatgtaatGAGTGTGGGAAAACCTTTTGTCACAAGTCAAACCTCAGTACGCATCAGGGGACTCActcaggagagaaaccctatgaatgtgaTGAATGTAGGAAAACTTTTTACGATAAGACAGTTCTCACCATACATCAGAGAACTCACACAG GTGGAAGCAAGAAGCAAGTTTTCTCAGGTATTTGCCACAGGAGCCTGGTGGAGCTCCAGGAG GTTTGA
- the ZNF717 gene encoding zinc finger protein 717 isoform X3, whose product MSLRKFIRDLVSREELTDAAREMGYWMMVFSLKAMFPVFSGCFQELQEKNKSLELVSFEEVAVHFTWEEWQDLDDAQRTLYRDVMLETYSSLVSLGHYITKPEMIFKLEQGAEPWIVEETPNLRLSAVQIIDDLIERSHESHDRFFWQIVITNSNTSTQERVELGKTFNLNSNHVLNLIINNGNSSGMKPGQFNDCQNMLFPIKPGETQSGEKPHVCDITRRSHRHHEHLTQHHKIQTLLQTFQCNEQGKTFNTEAMFFIHKRVHIVQTFGKYNEYEKACNNSAVIVQVITQVGQPTCCRKSDFTKHQQTHTGEKPYECVECEKPSISKSDLMLQCKMPTEEKPYACNWCEKLFSYKSSLIIHQRIHTGEKPYGCNECGKTFRRKSFLTLHERTHTGDKPYKCIECGKTFHCKSLLTLHHRTHSGEKPYQCSECGKTFSQKSYLTIHHRTHTGEKPYACDHCEEAFSHKSRLTVHQRTHTGEKPYECNECGKPFINKSNLRLHQRTHTGEKPYECNECGKTFHRKSFLTIHQWTHTGEKPYECNECGKTFRCKSFLTVHQRTHAGEKPYACNECGKTYSHKSYLTVHHRTHTGEKPYECNECGKSFHCKSFLTIHQRTHAGKKPYECNECEKTFINKLNLGIHKRTHTGERPYECNECGKTFRQKSNLSTHQGTHTGEKPYVCNECGKTFHRKSFLTIHQRTHTGKNRMDVMNVEKLFVRNHTLLYIRELTPGKSPMNVMNVENPFIRRQIFRSIKVFTRGRNPMNVANVEKPCQKSVLTVHHRTHTGEKPYECNECGKTFCHKSNLSTHQGTHSGEKPYECDECRKTFYDKTVLTIHQRTHTGGSKKQVFSGICHRSLVELQEVNFTILCSLITGSPWCFYLLELSIWNLQQFTSYSSRFSTPALVPKVVSVVSLCSCKP is encoded by the exons GAGTTGGTGTCCTTTGAGGAGGTAGCTGTGCACTTCACCTGGGAGGAGTGGCAGGACCTGGATGATGCTCAGAGGACCCTGTACAGGGACGTGATGCTGGAGACCTACAGCAGCCTGGTATCATTGG GGCATTACATTACCAAACCTGAGATGATCTTCAAGCTAGAGCAAGGAGCAGAGCCATGGATAGTAGAAGAAACCCCAAACCTGAGACTTTCAG ctGTCCAGATCATTGATGACCTTATTGAAAGGAGCCATGAAAGTCATGATAGATTTTTCTGGCAAATTGTAATCACCAACAGCAACACATCAACTCAGGAGAGAGTTGAATtaggaaaaacatttaatttgaaCTCAAACCATGTTTTAAATCTGATTATAAATAATGGAAACAGTTCAGGAATGAAGCCTGGGCAGTTTAATGATTGCCAGAACATGCTTTTCCCTATTAAGCCTGGGGAGACACAGTCTGGAGAGAAACCTCATGTCTGTGATATAACCAGGAGATCCCACAGACATCATGAACATCTTACTCAGCATCACAAGATTCAAACTCTGCTGCAGACTTTTCAATGTAATGAACAAGGGAAAACCTTCAACACGGAGGCAATGTTCTTTATACATAAGAGGGTTCATATAGTACAGACCTTTGGTAAATATAATGAATATGAGAAAGCCTGTAATAACTCAGCTGTTATTGTCCAAGTGATAACTCAGGTAGGACAGCCAACTTGCTGTAGAAAGTCTGACTTCACTAAACATCAGCAGacacacacaggagagaaaccctatgaatgtgtTGAATGTGAGAAACCCTCCATTAGCAAATCAGACCTTATGCTACAGTGCAAGATGCCTACTGAGGAAAAACCTTATGCCTGTAACTGGTGTGAAAAATTGTTCAGCTATAAGTCCAGCCTCATTAtccatcagagaattcacacaggGGAAAAGCCCTATGGATGCAATGAATGTGGTAAAACCTTTCGCCGTAAGTCATTCCTCACTTTACATGAGAGAACTCACACAGGGGATAAACCCTACAAATGTATTGAATGTGGAAAAACTTTTCACTGTAAGTCACTTCTCACTTTACATCACAGAACTCACTCAGGGGAAAAGCCCTATCAGTGTAGTGAATGTGGAAAAACCTTTAGCCAGAAGTCATACCTCACAATACATCATAGAACTCACACAGGGGAAAAGCCCTATGCATGTGACCATTGTGAAGAAGCATTTAGCCATAAGTCAAGGCTTACTGTCCATCAGAGAACACACACAGGGGAAAAACCGTATGAATGTAATGAGTGTGGAAAACCCTTTATCAATAAGTCAAACCTCAGGTTACATCAGAGAACTCACACAGGGgaaaaaccctatgaatgcaatgaatgtgggaaaacGTTTCACCGTAAGTCATTCCTCACTATCCATCAATGGACTCACACAGGGGAAAAACCCTACGAatgcaatgaatgtgggaaaacctTTCGCTGTAAGTCATTCCTCACTGTCCATCAGAGAACTCATGCTGGGGAAAAACCATACGCATGTAACGAATGTGGAAAAACATATAGCCACAAGTCATACCTTACAGTACATCACAGAACTCACACAGGggaaaaaccctatgaatgtaatgaatgtggaaaatcCTTTCACTGTAAGTCATTCCTAACTATACATCAGAGAACTCATGCTGGcaaaaaaccctatgaatgtaatgaatgtgagAAAACCTTTATCAATAAGTTAAACCTTGGGATACACAAGAGAACTCACACAGGGGAAAGaccctatgaatgtaatgaatgtggaaaaaccTTTCGTCAGAAGTCAAATCTCAGCACCCATCAGGGAactcacacaggagagaaaccttacgtatgtaatgaatgtggaaaaaccTTTCATCGCAAGTCATTCCTCACCATACACCAGAGAACTCACACGGGGAAAAACCGTATGgatgtaatgaatgtggaaaaactTTTTGTCAGAAATCATACCTTATTATACATCAGAGAACTCACACCGGGGAAAAGccctatgaatgtaatgaatgtggaaaatcCTTTCATCAGAAGGCAAATCTTCAGAAGCATCAAGGTATTCACACgggggagaaaccctatgaatgtagcAAATGTGGAAAAACCTTGTCAGAAGTCAGTCCTCACTGTACATCATAGAACCCATACCGGAGaaaaaccttatgaatgtaatGAGTGTGGGAAAACCTTTTGTCACAAGTCAAACCTCAGTACGCATCAGGGGACTCActcaggagagaaaccctatgaatgtgaTGAATGTAGGAAAACTTTTTACGATAAGACAGTTCTCACCATACATCAGAGAACTCACACAG GTGGAAGCAAGAAGCAAGTTTTCTCAGGTATTTGCCACAGGAGCCTGGTGGAGCTCCAGGAGGTAAATTTTACAATATTATGCTCCCTCATAACTGGATCTCCCTGGTGTTTTTACCTCCTTGAGTTGTCCATATGGAACCTTCAGCAATTCACCAGTTATAGTTCAAGATTTTCTACTCCAGCACTGGTTCCTAAGGTGGTTTCAGTAGTGAGTCTCTGTTCCTGTAAGCCATAA